TTATTTCATCGTAAAGACGCCTGCGGAACGATGGACCAACTTAACCGAATGCCACGAGCTTTACTGCGCCGGCCACTTGATTGAAGCGGGAGTCGCTTTTTTTCAAGCGACCGGTAAACGCCGCCTACTGGACGTCGCTTGCAGGCTTGCTGACCATATTGACTTGGTTTTTGGCCCGGAGCGCGATCATTTACACGGCTATGATGGCCATCCGGAAATCGAACTTGCATTGACACGCCTCTATGAAGTGACGCTGGAGCCGCGATATCTCACGCTAGCTAACTATTTCGTGGAGCAACGCGGCACAGAGCCGCACTTCTATGACCTAGAATATGAGAAGCGATCCCGCGATCGGAAAGCACACGACAAGTCCGGGATAATCAGATGGAAAGCCTATAGCCAGGCGCACCTGCCAGTCACCGAACAGCGAACTGCAACAGGTCACGCGGTCCGATTTGTATACCTCATGACCGGGGTTGCCCATCTGGCGCGTCTGCTTCAAAACGAGCAACAACGCCAAGCTTGCCTGCGGTTATGGCAAAACATGGTGCAGCGGCAGATGTATATCACCGGCGGTATTGGCTCGCAAAGCGCAGGCGAAGCCTTCAGCAGCGACTACGATCTGCCGAATGATACTGCGTACGCGGAAAGCTGCGCGTCGATCGGCCTGATGATGTTCGCCCGCCAGATGCTGGAGATGGAGGCGGACAGTCACTATGCGGATGTGATGGAGCGTGCTCTCTATAACACAGTATTGGGCAGCATCGCCTTGGATGGGCGGCATTTTTTCTACGCCAATCCACTTGAAGTTCATCCCAAAACGCTACGGTCCAATTACAGCTACGGTCATATCTCGCCAGTACGACAAGGCTGGTTCGGCTGCGCCTGCTGTCCGCCGAACATCGCGCGTCTTTTTACATCAATTGGTCATTACATCTACACGCCACGCTCCGACGCGCTCTATGTCAATCTCTACATTGGCAACAGCGTGGCATTAGCGGTTGGAGAGCATACGCTACGATTGCGCATGAGCGGGAACTATCCCTGGGAGGATCGGGTGGAGATTGCCGTGGAATCTGAGCAGCCGATCACCCACTCGATCGCGCTGCGCCTGCCGGCATGGTGCAGCGCGCCGGAGGTGAAGCTGAACGGCGAACCTGTCAATTGCGAGCCGAGCAAGGGCTATTTGCACATTCACCGCACATGGCGGCAGGGCGATCGCTGCGAATTGCAACTGCCCATGAAAGTACGCCGGGTGTATGGTCATCCACGAATTCGCCACTTGGCCGGGAAAGTGGCTATACAGCGTGGCCCCCTAATTTACTGTCTGGAACAAGCCGACAACGGGCCAGAGCTACACAATGTTTGGCTGGATGAAGACAGCCGGTTTTCGCTCGTTGAAGGTGAGGCCCTATTTGCCGGCAAACTTCTGCTGCACGCTGAGGGCTTTCGTTTGCAACACACGCTCTCTGAGGGAGCACCGCTTTATCACTACGACAAAGTACCTGGAAAGCGGCAACCGCAGCGTTTGACATTCATTCCGTGGTTCAGCTGGGCCAACCGCGGCGAAGGTGAAATGCGGATCTGGATCAATGAGTGGTGATTGAGGCCATGATCGCGGACGAAGCCGTCACGGAGGTCCGCAACGTCCTTGATTCGATCAGCGATGCGTTCCCGAGTGCCCGCCCGAGGCCGTGTGAGATCGAGCGGTAGGGATCCAGCCACGTCAACAAGGCTCGTCGCGACAAGAAACTGCCACGAACAAAACGGCGCCAAACGCGCCCTCAAGTACGCGCGTTAGTCCGCGAAATACGCTGGCAACGTAACCTTTCCTCAGTATGGCCTCCCTCGCTCTGCGTCTTCGCTTTCGAACGAGCAAGAGCTTGCTGAACCAAAGCGTCTGCCGGGAGCCACTCTCAGGCGCATCGGCTATGGCTTGAGCGGATTAACCAGTGCAGTCATCGAGGAGAAAGCAAGTCGATGAACACTCCTAAGCCAATCAGGTAGAAAAAGAGCTGCCGCAATGAGTCCACCGGCCCGGCTGGGGCCACCCGTACTCACCACTCCAATCGCATAGGACTGGAAAATAGCGCTGTTGTTGCCGACGCGCCTCCGGACGCGGTGCTCGAGCCGGTACCGAAGGAGCCGACCAAGCCACCGATACCCACGAGGCCGGTGAGAAGCGCCTGAGACAATATCTCCATGGCAAGCCTTTCGCCTCGCCTCGATCTGACCCGCGTCGCTCTTTGCAAGCGAGCACCTGCTAAGGCATGGCCGCAGACGACGATGGCGTCGAGCTTAGTTATGAGTTCCTAGCGCTGAACGCAAACCTTTCGTTTCACCGTTTGGCTGCAGACAACAGCCGGATTTCGCCGTCCTCACCTAATTGCTGGTCGCTGCGGTATTTCAACGTGACGACGTTCGCCGGCTTGCCACCCGCCCGCTTGTACAAATCGATGTCGAAAAGCAAGTCCAGGTATTCCCCGGGCTTAATGCCGCCGGTACTGAAAAGTGGCTTTCCTTCGATAACCATTGTGCTCACCACCGTGTGCGGTTCCTTGTCCTTATTCTCAAAACGGATTTTCTCACCGACCACAATGGTGATGGGTTCCGCGCGGTCCTTGCCCCTCTCTATAAACGTTAGCTTGCCGCCCGTTCTGGTCAATTCGATCGTTTTCTCCATGTTGTAGTCGCTCTGTTGCGCGTCGACGCCAGATGTAATCACGGCTGCAAGGACGAGAGCGACGCAGATCGCGCGGGTCATCTACAGCTCCTGAATTGCGAGAGGCCGTCCTGAGCGCAGCGAAGCCCTTGATCAAGAGATTTGCTATCAGCTGACCGGACGGCGGCTCGCCGCGCATCACCTATCTTGAACTTGTTTAAGTTCCTCCTGAAAGTGTTGCAGAGCGGCCGGAGAAAGGCTCTTGACATTTGCGGCCGCCTCAAGGGCCTGCGCTCGTAAGGAGGATACCGACCGGATGCTTTCTGGGGCGCGAGGATAGACCTTGGCAGCTCCTTGCTTATCGCCATCCGAGAGCGCCAAATTCTCCCCGCCGGTGTAGCATGGGCTGTTCGTACCGGCGACAAACATCCAATCTCTGAAAAAGTATTTCATGATAGAGGTTTTGTCGAAAGGACCGATGTCATAAGCGTGCGAATCGCGTAACGGCTTCAAATTGAAATCCACCACCGCCGCCGGCCAGTTGTTAGGTGGTCCGCCGAGGAGCGTGTAGAGCCCCGGTCGTCTGTTCTGGTTGTCTGGTCTGTATTGCCCGAACGAGTCCGTTGTCGGCACATAACCAGGATCGTCATTGAACCTGAAGTCGCAAGGGGCCAACGGAGATTGATGCTCGTGCTCAAATCCGATGGCGTGGCCGAACTCATGAAGGGCCACGGCCGCCCAATCGGTGGGCTTTTCTTGATCAAATCCTTCCAAATTGAGCGATTCCTCCCCAGGTCTGGTAACCGTCCGGTTGGTGCTATCGTTACCAACGAGCGAGTAGTAGCCGCGTTGATCAAAGCTTACGCGAATGTCAGCTGCGAAGTTCGAGTCCGATATATTCCAGGTTCGATACTTCCCCGTGGCCGGATCAACGCCAAAGTCAAACTTCAGATTAGCGAATTGGGCCCACTCCGCGACAGCGGTTGCGATCTGTTGATGAAGCGAAGTATCTCCTCCGCGGAACGCAACCTTTAGGGTTTGCGCAGGCTGCCATCGCTTTGTTAGATTGACAATGGATTGCGGTGAAAGGTTCGGTGATCTCACCGTGCTCAACGCGCGCCGGCGCTGTTCCATGCGAGCTTCGAGTCGATCTGGATAACGCTCTATAATAGGTAATTTTGTTTCGGCCCCCGCTGGCGCCCCCGTAACGCGATCGTCCGGCGCTACAGGCGGCCGCGTGTCTTGGGACCGAGCCGGTGGTGACCCCACGGCAATCGCGCAGGACAGCAGCAACATCGCGTTAATTCCCGATGCAAATTTGCTCATCATCCTACTCCTCGGTGCTGAAGCTCGCTGCGTTGACGCACCGCAGTTGAGCCACTCTTCATCTAAGTTTCCAAGGTATCTGTATCCTGGATCTCCTCGTGAATGGGAAAAGGAGGTCGCTGCCGTCACGCCACCGTTCGACCGGCTGGTCGGCCAAAACGACTCGGCCAAAATTGGTCTGCAGTGTGTCGGCGTTGGCGTCGTGCCA
This genomic stretch from Bradyrhizobium sp. CCGB12 harbors:
- a CDS encoding glycoside hydrolase family 127 protein gives rise to the protein MNWPTVTEVNLHHLRVTDPLFGKYQQLVREVTIPHQWEALNDRIPGVAPSHAVENLRIAANRATGEYYGSVFQDSDLAKWLEAVAWSLCATSNPELEKSADDLIELMEAAQRGDGYLNTYFIVKTPAERWTNLTECHELYCAGHLIEAGVAFFQATGKRRLLDVACRLADHIDLVFGPERDHLHGYDGHPEIELALTRLYEVTLEPRYLTLANYFVEQRGTEPHFYDLEYEKRSRDRKAHDKSGIIRWKAYSQAHLPVTEQRTATGHAVRFVYLMTGVAHLARLLQNEQQRQACLRLWQNMVQRQMYITGGIGSQSAGEAFSSDYDLPNDTAYAESCASIGLMMFARQMLEMEADSHYADVMERALYNTVLGSIALDGRHFFYANPLEVHPKTLRSNYSYGHISPVRQGWFGCACCPPNIARLFTSIGHYIYTPRSDALYVNLYIGNSVALAVGEHTLRLRMSGNYPWEDRVEIAVESEQPITHSIALRLPAWCSAPEVKLNGEPVNCEPSKGYLHIHRTWRQGDRCELQLPMKVRRVYGHPRIRHLAGKVAIQRGPLIYCLEQADNGPELHNVWLDEDSRFSLVEGEALFAGKLLLHAEGFRLQHTLSEGAPLYHYDKVPGKRQPQRLTFIPWFSWANRGEGEMRIWINEW